One stretch of Lemur catta isolate mLemCat1 chromosome 2, mLemCat1.pri, whole genome shotgun sequence DNA includes these proteins:
- the AMZ1 gene encoding archaemetzincin-1 yields MLQCRPAQEFSFGPRALKDALVSTDPALQRLYVSAFSPAERLFLSEAYNPQRTLFRTLLIRTAFDWLLSHPEAPEDFQTFHASLQHRKQSLARKHIYLQPIGMGAPGRRDPPGGIRPVDSTRGTLYAGGALCKGLQAGKRALDVFGTRGWSWEAMGPLDRSACRDWEMQDGPRAGAPWGRAPPGAGSRSGWAGHCAYRRAKGRVAILPPKLLWNCPPPSASLLTAQSCAHTWHLVETQHMLWRVPPWVAAPSPERPCQLHLHLHPTSSLLQPGWCLQPLTDLPALPALLTWVAVPALGSSGPAVGPSAHSLPEHLCDYLSEGPVGGSLLDSLRSCTEAFFLGLRVKCLPSVAAASIHCSSRPSRDSDRLQLHTDGILSFLKNNKPGDALCVLGLTLSDLYPGETWSYTFGKFLPGHEVGVCSFARFSGGFLQSGPSAPDRALVEAAADGPETPLQDRGWTLCFSALGMVQCCKVTCHELCHLLGLGNCRWLRCLMQGALSLDEVLRRPLDLCPICLRKLQHVLGFRLLQRYKRLHAWTRLVAGTWPSQEAGEPSVSEDTLPVSADSGMCCESDSEPGSSLSEPLTPDACSHVCSLGPELEPEDGLSSLVASEASLPLGDSAEAIKEHEGWLATCIQALEREGAEEELARVDQAVDALDRWEMFTGRLPATRQDLPRGRDSVGLRRVLGGTFSSLRRRLSARKLSRAESSPCRREGEED; encoded by the exons ATGCTGCAGTGCAGACCGGCCCAGGAGTTCAGCTTCGGCCCCCGGGCCCTGAAGGACGCCCTGGTGTCCACCGACCCGGCCCTGCAGCGGCTCTACGTCTCCGCCTTCTCCCCCGCCGAGAGGCTGTTCCTGTCCGAGGCCTACAACCCCCAGAGGACCCTGTTCCGCACGCTGCTCATCCGCACGGCCTTCGACTGGCTCCTGAGCCACCCCGAGGCCCCCGAGGACTTCCAGACCTTCCACGCCTCCCTGCAGCACAGGAAGCAGAGCCTGGCTCGGAAGCACATTTACCTGCAGCCAATAGGTATGGGGGCACCGGGCCGTCGGGACCCTCCTGGGGGGATCAGGCCCGTAGATAGTACAAGGGGGACCCTCTATGCAGGGGGTGCTCTGTGCAAGGGCCTGCAGGCGGGGAAGAGGGCGCTGGATGTGTTCGGGACTcggggctggagctgggaggcCATGGGACCGTTGGACCGTTCCGCATGCAG AGACTGGGAGATGCAGGATGGGCCGAGGGCTGGGGCCCCGTGGGGAAGGGCTCCGCCAGGTGCAGGGAGCAGGAGTGGCTGGGCCGGCCACTGTGCCTATCGGCGTGCCAAGGGCAGGGTGGCA ATTCTGCCTCCTAAATTGCTCTGGAACTGTCCACCTCCCTCCGCCTCCCTGCTGACAGCTCAGAGCTGCGCCCACACGTGGCATCTTGTTGAAACGCAG CACATGCTCTGGCGGGTCCCTCCTTGGGTGGCTGCTCCCAGCCCTGAGAGGCCATGCCAgctgcacctgcacctgcaccccACGTCCTCTCTGCTCCAGCCGGGCTGGTGTTTGCAGCCATTGACTGACCTGCCTGCTCTGCCAGCCTTGCTCACCTGGGTAGCAGTCCCTGCCTTGGGATCATCCGGCCCCGCCGTGGGCCCCTCCGCCCACTCCCTCCCCGAGCACTTGTGCGATT ATCTGAGCGAGGGGCCGGTGGGGGGCTCCCTGCTGGACAGCCTGCGCAGCTGCACAGAGGCCTTCTTCCTGGGCCTGCGGGTCAAGTGCCTGCCCTCGGTGGCAGCCGCGTCCATCCACTGCTCCTCGCGCCCCAGCCGGGACTCCGACAGGCTCCAGCTCCACACAG ACGGCATCCTGTCCTTCTTGAAGAACAATAAGCCGGGTGACGCGCTGTGCGTGCTGGGCCTCACGCTGTCCGACCTGTACCCCGGAGAGACCTGGAGCTACACCTTCGGCAAGTTCCTTCCAGGGCACG AAGTGGGCGTCTGCAGCTTTGCCCGGTTCTCGGGGGGATTCCTGCAGTCGGGGCCCAGCGCCCCTGACCGGGCCCTGGTGGAGGCGGCAGCAGATGGCCCTGAGACCCCCCTGCAGGACAGGGGATGGACCCTGTGCTTCAGTGCCCTGGGGATGGTCCAGTGCTGCAAG GTCACATGCCATGAGCTCTGCCACCTCCTCGGTCTGGGGAACTGCCGCTGGCTCCGCTGCCTCATGCAGGGCGCGCTCAGCCTGGATGAGGTGCTGCGGCGGCCCCTGGACCTCTGCCCCATCTGCCTGCGGAAGCTGCAGCACGTCCTGGGCTTCAGGCTCCTCCAGAGGTACAAG AGACTCCATGCCTGGACTCGGCTGGTGGCAGGGACGTGGCCCAGCCAGGAGGCGGGGGAGCCGTCTGTGTCGGAGGACACCCTGCCCGTCAGTGCCGACTCAGGCATGTGCTGCGAGAGCGACTCGGAGCCCGGCAGCAGCCTGTCGGAGCCCCTCACGCCCGACGCCTGCAGCCATGTCTGCTCCCTGGGGCCGGAGCTGGAGCCCGAGGATGGGCTGAGCTCCCTGGTGGCCTCCGAGGCTTCACTGCCGCTCGGGGACTCTGCAGAAGCCATCAAGGAGCATGAAGGGTGGCTGGCCACATGCATCCAGGCCctggagagggaaggggctgAGGAGGAACTGGCGCGGGTGGACCAAGCCGTGGATGCCCTTGACCGGTGGGAGATGTTCACAGGGCGGCTCCCAGCCACCAGGCAGGACCTGCCCCGGGGCCGAGACAGCGTGGGGCTGCGCAGGGTGCTGGGGGGCACGTTCTCCTCCCTGAGGAGGAGGCTGAGTGCTCGCAAACTCTCCAGGGCGGAGTCGTCCCCCTGTCGCcgggagggagaggaggactAG